One Camelus ferus isolate YT-003-E chromosome 21, BCGSAC_Cfer_1.0, whole genome shotgun sequence genomic region harbors:
- the MYOC gene encoding myocilin, translating to MPAVQLLLLACLAWGVGARTAQFWKANDQSGSCQYTFSVASPSESSCPEQGQAMSAIQDLQRDSSKQRADLESTKARLSSLEALLHRLTSGQAARPVETQEGLQRELATLRTEREQLETQTRELETAYSNLVRDKSALEAEKRRLEAENEDLARRLESSNQEVTRLRRDQCPKARSISQDVPPGSKEVSKWNLENLDFQELKSELTEVPASRILKESPSGRPRSEEEGHGCGELVWVGEPVTLRRAETITGKYGVWMRDPEAAQPYTRETTWRIDTVGTDIRQVFEYDFVSQFTQGYPSKVHVLPRPLESTGAVVYQGSLYFQEAKSRTLIRYELGTETLKAEREIPGAGYHGQFPYSWGGYTDIDLAVDETGLWVIYSTEAAKGAIVLSKLNPENLELEQTWETNIRKQSVANAFIICGTLYTVSSYSSPDAAVNFAYDTHTGSSKALTVPFKNRYKYNSMIDYNPLEKKLFAWDNFNMVSYDIRLSKV from the exons ATGCCAGCtgtccagctgctgctgctggcctgtCTGGCGTGGGGCGTGGGGGCCAGGACAGCCCAGTTCTGGAAGGCCAACGACCAGAGTGGCAGCTGCCAGTATACCTTCAGTGTGGCCAGCCCTAGTGAGTCCAGCTGCCCCGAGCAGGGCCAGGCCATGTCAGCCATCCAGGACCTGCAGAGAGACAGCAGCAAACAGCGTGCAGACCTGGAGTCCACCAAAGCCCGGCTCAGCTCCCTGGAGGCCCTCCTGCACCGGCTGACCTCAGGTCAGGCTGCCAGGCCCGTGGAGACCCAGGAGGGGCTTCAGAGGGAGCTGGCCACCCTGAGGACGGAGCGAGAACAGCTGGAGACCCAAACCAGGGAGCTGGAGACAGCCTACAGCAACCTCGTCCGTGACAAGTCAGCTCTGGAGGCGGAGAAGAGGCGACTGGAGGCGGAGAATGAGGATCTGGCCAGGAGGTTGGAAAGCAGCAACCAGGAGGTCACAAGACTGAGAAGGGACCAGTGCCCCAAGGCCCGCAGCATTTCTCAGGATGTGCCTCCAGGATCCAAGGAAG TTTCTAAATGGAATTTGGAGAACTTGGACTTCCAGGAACTGAAGTCAGAGTTAACTGAGGTTCCTGCTTCACGAATCTTGAAGGAGAGTCCGTCTGGTCGTCCCAGGAGTGAAGAGGAAGGCCATG GATGTGGAGAACTCGTGTGGGTAGGAGAGCCTGTCACGCTGAGAAGAGCTGAAACAATCACAGGCAAGTATGGCGTGTGGATGAGAGACCCCGAGGCTGCCCAACCCTATACCCGGGAGACCACGTGGAGAATCGACACGGTGGGCACGGACATCCGCCAGGTGTTTGAGTACGACTTCGTCAGCCAGTTCACGCAGGGCTACCCTTCCAAGGTGCATGTGCTGCCCAGGCCACTGGAAAGCACGGGCGCAGTGGTGTACCAGGGGAGCCTCTATTTCCAGGAAGCCAAGTCCAGGACGCTTATCAGGTATGAGCTGGGCACCGAGACGCTGAAGGCTGAGAGGGAAATCCCTGGAGCTGGCTACCACGGACAGTTCCCCTATTCCTGGGGTGGCTACACAGACATCGACCTGGCCGTGGACGAGACAGGCCTCTGGGTCATCTACAGCACCGAGGCGGCCAAAGGCGCCATTGTCCTCTCCAAACTGAACCCAGAGAACCTGGAACTTGAACAAACCTGGGAGACTAACATCCGGAAGCAGTCAGTCGCCAACGCCTTCATCATCTGTGGCACCTTGTACACCGTCAGCAGCTATTCGTCGCCCGATGCTGCCGTCAACTTCGCCTACGACACCCACACGGGGAGCAGCAAGGCCCTGACTGTCCCCTTCAAGAACCGCTACAAGTACAACAGCATGATTGACTACAACCCCCTGGAGAAGAAGCTCTTTGCCTGGGACAACTTCAACATGGTCTCCTACGACATCAGGCTTTCCAAGGTTTGA